A DNA window from Chiroxiphia lanceolata isolate bChiLan1 chromosome 6, bChiLan1.pri, whole genome shotgun sequence contains the following coding sequences:
- the CTR9 gene encoding RNA polymerase-associated protein CTR9 homolog — protein sequence MSRGSIEIPLRDTDEVIELDFDQLPEGDEVISILKQEHTQLHIWIALALEYYKQGKTEDFVKLLEAARIDGNLDYRDHEKDQMTCLDTLAAYYVQQARKEKNKDNKKELITQATLLYTMADKIIMYDQNHLLGRACFCLLEGDKMDQADAQFHFVLNQSPNNIPALLGKACISFNKKDYRGALAYYKKALRTNPGCPAEVRLGMGHCFVKLNKLEKARLAFSRALELNSKCVGALVGLAVLELNNKEADSIKNGVQLLSRAYTIDPSNPMVLNHLANHFFFKKDYGKVQHLALHAFHNTEVEAMQAESCYQLARSFHVQEDYDQAFQYYYQATQFASSSFVLPFFGLGQMYIYRGDKENASQCFEKVLKAYPNNYETMKILGSLYAASEDQEKRDIAKGHLKKVTEQYPDDVEAWIELAQILEQTDIQGALSAYGTATRILQEKVQADVPPEILNNVGALHFRLGNLGEAKKYFLASLDRAKAEAEHDEHYYNAISVTTSYNLARLYEAMCEFHEAEKLYKNILREHPNYVDCYLRLGAMARDKGNFYEASDWFKEALQINQDHPDAWSLIGNLHLAKQEWGPGQKKFERILKQPSTQNDTYSMLALGNVWLQTLHQPTRDREKEKRHQDRALAIYKQVLRNDPKNLYAANGIGAVLAHKGYFREARDVFAQVREATADISDVWLNLAHIYVEQKQYISAVQMYENCLRKFYKHQNTEVLLYLARALFKCGKLQECKQTLLKARHVAPSDTVLMFNVALVLQRLATSVLKDEKSNLKEVLNAVKELELAHRYFSYLSKVGDKMRFDLALAATEARQCSDLLSQAQYHVARARKQDEEERELRAKQEQEKELLRQKLLKEQEEKRLREKEEQKKLLEQRAQYVEKTKNILMFTGEVEGSKEKKRGGGGGRRSKKGAGEFDEFVNDDSDEDLPISRKKKKRKGSGSEQDGEEEEGERKKKKRRRPQKADEGSDDEEHENGPRPKKRRPPKAEKKKAPKPERLPPSMKGKIKSKAIISSSDDSSDEDKLKIADDGHARNSNSDSEEGEQQHSKRIVSDSDSDNRNKSGSEAGSPRRASVRASEEESDSDRSPRKRRRSESEQSDNESVQSGRSRGSGGSENESRPASRSAESDRESERASDNEGSARGSGNESEPEGSNEEGSEGGSDDSD from the exons ATGTCGCGGGGCTCCATCGAGATCCCGCTCCGGGACACCGACGAG GTTATCGAGCTTGACTTCGATCAGCTGCCTGAGGGTGATGAAGTGATAAGTATCCTGAAACAGGAGCACACCCAGCTGCACATATGGATTGCCTTAGCG CTGGAATACTACAAgcaagggaaaacagaagacTTTGTGAAGCTGTTGGAAGCTGCGCGCATCGATGGCAACTTGGACTACAGAGACCACGAGAAGGATCAGATGACGTGTCTGGACACCCTGGCAGCCTACTATGTGCAGCAGGCTCGGAAGGAGAAGAACAAAGACAACAAGAAGGAGCTCATTACACAGGCTACCTTGCTGTACACTATGGCTGACAAAATCATCATGTACGATCAG AATCACTTGTTGGGAAGAGCCTGCTTTTGTCTGCTTGAAGGTGATAAGATGGACCAAGCTGATGCACAATTCCACTTCGTGCTCAACCAATCTCCAAATAATATTCCTGCCCTTCTTG GTAAAGCATGCATTTCTTTCAACAAGAAAGATTACAGAGGAGCCCTTGCCTACTACAAGAAAGCACTGCGTACCAATCCAGGTTGCCCAG CCGAGGTCCGGTTAGGGATGGGCCACTGCTTCGTGAAACTCAACAAGCTGGAGAAAGCTCGCTTGGCCTTCAGCAGGGCCCTGGAGCTCAACTCCAAATGCGTGGGGGCCTTGGTTGGACTGGCTGTTCTGGAACTCAATAACAAGGAG GCTGATTCCATCAAGAACGGTGTTCAGCTCCTCTCTAGGGCTTACACGATTGACCCCAGTAATCCAATGGTGTTGAATCACTTGGCTAATCACTTCTTTTTCAAGAAG gactATGGTAAAGTACAGCACTTGGCTCTTCATGCTTTCCATAATACAGAAGTGGAAGCAATGCAGGCAGAGAGCTGTTATCAGCTGGCAAGATCTTTTCATGTTCAG gaaGATTATGATCAAGCTTTCCAGTATTATTACCAGGCCACTCAGTTTGCCTCATCTTCTTTTGTACTTCCATTTTTTGGATTGGGTCAAATGTACATTTATCGTGGGGACAAAGAGAATGCATCACAGTGCTTTGAAAAAGTTTTGAAAGCCTATCCTAACAATTATGAGACCATGAAAATCCTTGGATCTCTTTATGCGGCTTCAGAAGACCAGGAGAAACGGGATATTGCAAAG gGACATTTAAAGAAAGTCACAGAACAATATCCTGATGATGTAGAGGCATGGATTGAACTAGCCCAGATTCTGGAACAGACTGATATCCAG GGTGCCCTGTCAGCCTATGGAACAGCTACCCGCATCCTGCAAGAGAAGGTACAGGCTGATGTCCCACCAGAGATCCTGAATAATGTGGGTGCTCTGCACTTCAGGCTGGGGAACCTCGGAGAAGCGAAG aaatactttttggCGTCCCTGGATCGTGCAAAGGCAGAGGCTGAGCATGACGAGCATTACTACAATGCCATCTCCGTGACAACGTCCTATAACCTTGCCAGGCTCTATGAGGCCATGTGTGAATTCCACGAAGCGGAAAAACtgtacaaaaacattttaagagaACATCCTAATTACGTTGATT gtTACTTGCGCTTGGGAGCTATGGCCAGGGATAAAGGAAATTTCTATGAGGCTTCTGATTGGTTTAAAGAAGCACTTCAAATAAATCAG GACCATCCGGATGCTTGGTCTCTGATTGGCAACCTTCATTTGGCTAAACAAGAGTGGGGGCCAGGACAGAAGAAATTTGAAAGGATATTGAAACAGCCCTCCACACAAAATGATACTTACTCCATGCTGGCTCTTGGCAATGTCTGGTTGCAGACTCTTCATCAACCCacaagagacagagaaaag GAGAAACGTCATCAAGACCGTGCATTAGCGATCTACAAGCAAGTGCTCAGAAATGATCCAAAGAATTTGTATGCTGCTAATGGCATAG GAGCTGTCTTGGCACATAAAGGATATTTCCGTGAAGCTCGTGATGTGTTTGCCCAAGTGAGGGAGGCGACAGCAGATATCAGTGATGTGTGGCTGAATTTGGCACATATCTACGTGGAGCAGAAACAGTACATCAGTGCTGTGCAGATG TATGAAAACTGCCTCCGAAAGTTCTATAAGCATCAAAATACTGAAGTCTTGTTGTATTTGGCCCGGGCGCTCTTCAAATGTGGCAAATTACAGGAATGCAAACAAACTTTGTTAAAG GCCAGGCACGTAGCACCAAGTGATACAGTCCTGATGTTTAATGTGGCTTTAGTGCTGCAGAGACTGGCTACCTCTGTCCTGAAAGATGAGAAAAGCAATCTGAAGGAAGTGCTTAACGCTGTGAAAGAACTGGAGCTCGCCCACAG atACTTCAGTTACTTGAGTAAAGTAGGTGATAAGATGAGATTTGACTTGGCCCTTGCTGCTACAGAAGCCag GCAATGCTCCGACTTACTGAGCCAGGCCCAGTACCACGTGGCTCGGGCGCGCAAGCAGGATGAAGAAGAGAGGGAGCTGCGTGCCAAGCAGGAGCAAGAGAAGGAGCTGCTTCGCCAAAAACTGCTCAAAGAACAG GAAGAGAAGCGcctaagagaaaaagaagaacagaagaaactTCTGGAACAAAGAGCTCAGTATGTGGAGAAAACCAAGAATATTCTGATGTTCACTGGTGAAGTAGAAGgatcaaaggagaaaaaacgTGGTGGCGGTGGAGGCAGG CGTTCCAAAAAAGGAGCAGGGGAATTTGATGAGTTTGTCAATGATGACAGTGATGAAGATCTACCCATatctaggaagaaaaagaagaggaagggcagTGGCAGTGAACAAgatggggaagaagaggagggggagagaaagaagaagaagaggaggag GCCCCAGAAGGCAGATGAGGGGAGTGATGATGAAGAACACGAAAATGGCCCACGACCTAAAAAACGCCGTCCacccaaagcagagaaaaagaaagct CCCAAACCAGAACGTCTGCCTCCTTCAATGAAAGGAAAGATCAAATCAAAAGCCATCATTTCATCAAGTGATGATTCTTCTGATGAAGATAAACTCAAGATTGCTGATGATGG ACATGCTAGAAATAGCAACAGTGATTCAgaggagggggagcagcagcacagcaagcgCATTGTTTCCGACAGCGATTCCGACAACAGGAACAAGTCTGGCAGCGAGGCAGGCAGCCCGAGGAGGGCCAGCGTCCGCGCCTCCGAGGAAGAGTCTGACAGTGACAGGTCGCCCAGGAAGAGGAGGCGCTCGGAGTCGGAGCAGTCGGACAACGAGTCCGTGCAGTCGGGGAGGAGTCGCGGCTCCGGGGGCTCCGAAAACGAATCTCGACCGGCTTCTCGCAGCGCCGAGTCCGACAGGGAGTCTGAGAGAGCGTCTGACAACGAGGGTTCCGCCAGAGGGTCTGGTAACGAGTCTGAACCAGAGGGGTCCAATGAGGAGGGCTCTGAAGGTGGTTCGGATGACAGCGATTAG